In Streptomyces sp. TS71-3, the following proteins share a genomic window:
- a CDS encoding DUF2637 domain-containing protein translates to MTLTDISMDWLLPSAVLLLGMGVAVAVIAHQRRAKETSSSDDSWERSEERRRRKEALYGTASYVLLFCCAAVAAALSFHGLVGFGEQNLGLSGGWEYLVPFGLDGAAMFCSVLAVREASHGDAALGSRLLVWTFAGAAAWFNWVHAPRGIEHAGAPQFFAGMSLSAAVLFDRALKQTRRAALREQGLVPRPLPQIRIVRWLRAPRETYGAWSLMLLEGVRSLDEAVDEVRDDRRQKEQNRLRRRDHEKLERARLRAINRSHRRWPTRGGRQVDIQTAPAVPALPSSESTAEPASAPRPEALPSRSRPSLSPVRGGIDAVTVDLTAEDDTQTLPRLDSLEQKLKDLEQQFG, encoded by the coding sequence ATGACACTGACCGACATATCGATGGACTGGTTGCTACCCAGCGCCGTGCTGCTCCTCGGCATGGGTGTGGCGGTCGCGGTGATCGCCCACCAGCGGCGCGCCAAGGAGACCAGCTCCAGCGATGATTCGTGGGAGCGCAGCGAGGAGCGCAGGCGCCGCAAGGAGGCGCTGTACGGCACCGCGTCGTACGTGCTGCTGTTCTGCTGTGCGGCGGTGGCCGCCGCGCTCTCCTTCCACGGTCTGGTGGGTTTCGGCGAGCAGAACCTGGGGCTGTCCGGCGGCTGGGAGTACCTGGTGCCGTTCGGGCTCGACGGCGCGGCGATGTTCTGCTCGGTCCTCGCGGTGCGTGAGGCCAGCCACGGTGACGCGGCCCTGGGCTCGCGACTGCTGGTGTGGACGTTCGCGGGTGCCGCCGCCTGGTTCAACTGGGTGCACGCGCCGCGCGGCATCGAGCACGCGGGCGCGCCGCAGTTCTTCGCCGGGATGTCCCTGTCCGCCGCGGTGCTCTTCGACCGCGCGCTGAAGCAGACCCGCCGGGCCGCGCTGCGCGAGCAGGGCCTGGTGCCCCGCCCGCTGCCGCAGATCCGGATCGTCCGCTGGCTGCGCGCGCCCCGTGAGACGTACGGCGCCTGGTCGCTGATGCTGCTGGAGGGCGTGCGCAGCCTCGACGAGGCCGTGGACGAGGTGCGCGACGACCGCAGGCAGAAGGAGCAGAACCGGCTGCGGCGGCGCGACCACGAGAAGCTGGAGCGGGCTCGCCTGCGGGCGATCAACCGCAGCCACCGGCGCTGGCCGACGCGTGGTGGACGCCAGGTCGACATCCAGACCGCGCCGGCCGTGCCCGCGCTTCCGTCGTCGGAGAGCACCGCCGAGCCGGCGTCGGCCCCCCGTCCCGAGGCGCTTCCGTCGCGTAGCCGGCCGTCGCTCTCCCCGGTGCGGGGTGGGATCGACGCGGTCACCGTGGACCTCACGGCGGAGGATGACACGCAGACGCTGCCGCGGCTGGATTCGCTGGAGCAGAAGCTGAAGGATCTGGAGCAGCAGTTCGGTTGA
- a CDS encoding ATP-binding protein yields MLTGDRPRQARKDGRAGQQTHITRRVGHADLQAVPETRHALRLLLEHWGEPGRAETAELLATELITNALVHTNDEAVLTATVEVHILRVEVRDCVDRVPKPRVSGEEGTGGRGLLLVQSLADAWGVCPNGTGKVVWFELAAATP; encoded by the coding sequence GTGTTGACGGGGGACAGGCCAAGGCAGGCACGGAAAGATGGAAGGGCAGGCCAGCAGACGCACATCACCCGCAGGGTCGGCCACGCGGATCTCCAAGCGGTTCCGGAGACGCGGCATGCGCTGCGACTCCTGCTGGAGCACTGGGGGGAGCCGGGCAGGGCGGAGACGGCGGAGTTGCTCGCGACGGAGCTGATCACCAACGCGTTGGTGCACACCAACGACGAGGCCGTGCTGACCGCCACGGTCGAGGTGCACATCCTCCGCGTGGAGGTCAGGGACTGCGTGGACCGCGTCCCGAAGCCCAGGGTCTCCGGCGAGGAGGGCACGGGCGGCCGGGGCCTGCTCCTCGTCCAGTCCCTGGCCGACGCCTGGGGGGTCTGTCCGAACGGCACGGGGAAGGTCGTCTGGTTCGAACTGGCGGCGGCGACGCCGTAA
- a CDS encoding (2Fe-2S)-binding protein, which yields MSAPAVIIRAAGSGAAPALPASPVSDAYARLTAAFPSFRVTELDPGGPLPADGDWVPADGLAADGAALDAYLEWNGEQVLRDHGRQARPDVVATFGLHRYAWPACLLFTVPWFLHRRVPRLPVADVSFHRSQGRMAVRSAGTFACLPDDPAAALPGARVVAGEEELRAELRAAVAEHLAPLLDAFGPRMRRRGRALWGSATDEIVEGLWYAGHLLGEEQRAMRELGQLLPGATAPYSMGAAFRELAAPDGRALRTRDRASCCLYYTLSPQNTCVTCPRTCDTERVERLSASAGAGD from the coding sequence ATGTCCGCTCCTGCCGTGATCATCCGCGCCGCGGGGTCCGGCGCCGCGCCCGCGCTGCCCGCCTCCCCCGTCTCGGACGCCTACGCGCGGCTGACCGCGGCCTTCCCGAGCTTTCGGGTGACCGAGCTGGATCCCGGAGGTCCCCTCCCCGCGGACGGCGACTGGGTCCCCGCGGACGGGCTCGCGGCGGACGGCGCCGCGCTCGACGCCTACCTCGAATGGAACGGCGAGCAGGTGCTGCGGGACCACGGCCGCCAGGCGCGGCCCGACGTGGTGGCGACGTTCGGGCTGCACCGCTACGCGTGGCCCGCGTGCCTGCTGTTCACGGTCCCGTGGTTCCTGCACCGCCGGGTGCCGCGGCTGCCGGTGGCGGACGTCTCGTTCCACCGCTCCCAGGGCAGGATGGCGGTGCGCTCCGCCGGCACGTTCGCCTGCCTTCCCGACGACCCCGCGGCGGCGCTGCCCGGCGCACGGGTGGTGGCCGGCGAGGAGGAGTTGCGCGCGGAGCTGCGCGCGGCCGTGGCGGAGCACCTCGCGCCCCTGCTCGACGCCTTCGGGCCGCGGATGCGGCGCCGCGGGCGCGCCCTGTGGGGCAGCGCCACCGACGAGATCGTCGAGGGCCTCTGGTACGCCGGGCACCTGCTCGGCGAGGAGCAGCGGGCGATGCGGGAACTCGGGCAGCTGCTGCCGGGCGCCACCGCGCCGTACTCCATGGGTGCCGCCTTCCGCGAGCTGGCCGCGCCGGACGGGCGGGCGCTCAGGACCCGGGACCGGGCGAGCTGCTGCCTCTACTACACGTTGAGCCCGCAGAACACCTGCGTGACCTGTCCCCGCACCTGCGACACCGAGCGTGTCGAGCGGCTGAGCGCGAGCGCCGGGGCCGGCGACTGA